A region of the Leptospira broomii serovar Hurstbridge str. 5399 genome:
TCGGTTAACTGATTTTGAAAATTTTATTCAAGGTTCTCTTGAGAAAAAAGCTTTTGAAGATTTACTGAAGTATAAGCAAAAATTGAGTGGGTTGCCGAAGCTTCCTCTTGACGAGGTAGTAGCACTAAATTTACAAATTCTTCTTCCAGAAGAGCAAGATAAACAAGAAGAATTTCTTAAAGAAATTATTAACTTGAGAGATAAGCTGGATAAAATCGATAACGGCAGTACATTTGATATAATTGATTTCTCTAAAGAAAAGCAACTAATTGAATACTTATCTACAATTAAGAGCAAAGTTTTGATAGAGCTTGAAGAAACTAAAAAATCACAAAATCCAGAAGAGAAAGCAGAAATATTAAAATCTAAAGTAGAACTAGAGGCTAGATCTTTTCTCTTTAAAAATATTCAGAAAATTCAAGAAAGAATCAATTCTTTGAAAATTGCTGAAGAATTTGAGAAAGCAATCGGTAGCTGCAACACTGCTCCTTTAAGTAAAAAGAAATCTGCTCTTTCAGCGAGTCTTCTAACTGATGAGTTCAGAGATATTTTTCAAAAAGAATTAAATAAACTCGGAGCGACGCACTTAAAAGCCGAACTTCAACAAAAACGTGCTTCAAAGGGAGTTACATATTATGCCGTCAAATTAAAATCAATAAATGAAGCACCAGTTGGCAAGATCTTAAGCGAAGGTGAATTCCGAATAGCATCTCTCGCTGCCTTTATATCAGAGATATTACTCTCTAAGAATAAAGCCCCTATAATATTCGATGATCCAATAAATTCATTGGATGTTGAGTATGAAGAGTATGTAAGTAGCAGAATTTGTGAAATGTCAAAGAATCAGCAAGTTATTGTTTTTACCCATAGAATTTCTTTATTAACTAATTTAGAAACGATTGCTAAGTTGCAAGACGGAGAGGCAAATACATTACATTTAACGCGCGAGAATTGGGGAACAGGCCAACCCGGTGAAACTCCGCTTTACGCGAGGAAAGTTGAGACATCATTAAATATTCTTATAACTAATTTGCAAAAGGGTAGGAAAATTTTAGAATCCGAGGATGGAACGGCAGCTTTTTATCCTGTTGGGAAAGCACTCTGCAGTGATTTTCGCATTCTATTGGAGAGAGCTATTGAAGAATGTCTCTTACAGAGTGTTGTGATTCGTTTCAGAAGATCCGTTCAAACGCTACGTTTAAAAAATTTGTTACATATTGAAAAAGCGGACATTCAATTAATTGATGAATTGATGACAAAATATTCGTATTTTGAACATTCGCAGCCAACAGAAACTCCGGTGTCGCCGCCGGATGTTATCGAAATGGAATTAGATTTTCAAAAGTTAAAAACATGGCTTGATTCATTTAGAAAACGTGTAAAAAATTAATAGCATTTTCCTTTTCCCGGTTCTTGCGAACCGGTCCACCCGAACGCTTCGCGATCGGGACGTGGAATATTCGCTCTACTCGTTCTAATTGCCCTCGTTAAAACTGCTTCGCAGATTTTACTCGGGCTTAATCCTGTCTTTCTACTAGATTACTTTTCAGAAATGCAGAGTAGAAATAAACAGTAGGCTTTCCATAAAGTCTATATAGCACCAAAAATTCATCCATAAACAATCGTCTTAATCCTAATTCTACCTTAGAAATATGACTTCGGCTCCGTTTTAGCTTTTTGGCTACTTCCGCTTGAGTAAATCCCGCTTCCTTTCTCGCTGTTTTTAAGGCTCTGTAAAAGAATTCTTTTTCTTTTTTAGAGACTTCCCAGTAAGGCAAGGCACTTGCGAACATGGCAACCTCTGGATTTGCCTCTTTCTAGGCATTTGAAGGCCTTAGAATGTTCTTTTTTCTGCTTTTCGGATGAGGAGATGCCATGGAAACTAATTCTGCGCTCATAAAGTGCTAAATACATTAATACTCTAAAAACGTATTAATGTCAGTGATATTTTATAAAAGTATTTTGAATGACAGTTAAAAAAGTAGAGAATTTACTCGGTAAAAAGGTGCAAGCCCTGATCGAAGCAAAAGGGGACAGTCAGAAAGAAGCGGCTGCCAAATTGAAACTTACACCTACCGGAATGAATGGAATTGTTCAAGGACGAGTCGAATCTGCTTCGCATTCTTTTTTAACGCTTCTGAAACAAGAGTATAAGCCAGACTTTAATTGGCTT
Encoded here:
- a CDS encoding AAA family ATPase, which encodes MAKKEKSFSDWLNERPTWQKISAKFLIEQGAISEDKIIEISNLCYKEANSTEGIKDCDIKAISEKISNSESSEFKILEITDIKGVNALSPKKPINLYPHSLSILYGNNGSGKSGYVRALKHLSGNKKKGTLIGNIYSDSKEEASISVKIDIGGNENTITHKLEEPHPQFERMKIYDTLTSSLFIDEESEISYEPPELWFLSELTKASEKVADVLKESREVALKTDFQLPEHYSDTDIGIWFNSITTNMKEEELKSKIFWNESDDAKLAELIQLLSASDTSKKITTLSNRDLAAKNVIDALNETLIGYSNDNLKSLKALDDISKESAKVAKEAADKVFSSAPLPGVGNATWKALWEAAREYSVTEAYKEEVFPYVADGSVCVLCQRPLESETINRLTDFENFIQGSLEKKAFEDLLKYKQKLSGLPKLPLDEVVALNLQILLPEEQDKQEEFLKEIINLRDKLDKIDNGSTFDIIDFSKEKQLIEYLSTIKSKVLIELEETKKSQNPEEKAEILKSKVELEARSFLFKNIQKIQERINSLKIAEEFEKAIGSCNTAPLSKKKSALSASLLTDEFRDIFQKELNKLGATHLKAELQQKRASKGVTYYAVKLKSINEAPVGKILSEGEFRIASLAAFISEILLSKNKAPIIFDDPINSLDVEYEEYVSSRICEMSKNQQVIVFTHRISLLTNLETIAKLQDGEANTLHLTRENWGTGQPGETPLYARKVETSLNILITNLQKGRKILESEDGTAAFYPVGKALCSDFRILLERAIEECLLQSVVIRFRRSVQTLRLKNLLHIEKADIQLIDELMTKYSYFEHSQPTETPVSPPDVIEMELDFQKLKTWLDSFRKRVKN
- a CDS encoding helix-turn-helix domain-containing protein, whose translation is MFASALPYWEVSKKEKEFFYRALKTARKEAGFTQAEVAKKLKRSRSHISKVELGLRRLFMDEFLVLYRLYGKPTVYFYSAFLKSNLVERQD